A window of Streptomyces gilvosporeus contains these coding sequences:
- a CDS encoding ComEA family DNA-binding protein has protein sequence MNSRSAAWPASSAAPPSAAPSARERAAALFAEAGAGPGVLGPSAPPDPPDPPDAPEPPYLPDPPASPGPSRGERVWLGVRERLPLWVQLRCGTDPKALAALALVLVVALGFAVQHFWGASPEPVRAPAAARAEAAPGAGSRPSSLSPSLSPSSSRSLPVPGATASRAPGGRAQELVIDVAGKVRHPGIHRLPPGSRVTDALRAAGGVLHGASTLGLNRARLLTDGEQIVVGEPRAAGAADTESAGSGGNAGTAAGAGGNGAAGNGAAAGGGGPVSLSAATEQQLDALPGVGPVLARHIVEFRTRHGGFTSVDQLRQVTGIGDRRFADLRPLVQP, from the coding sequence ATGAACTCTCGATCGGCCGCGTGGCCTGCGTCATCCGCTGCTCCACCCTCTGCTGCACCGTCTGCCCGGGAGCGGGCCGCCGCCCTCTTCGCGGAGGCGGGAGCGGGGCCCGGCGTCCTGGGCCCGAGCGCTCCGCCGGACCCGCCCGATCCCCCCGATGCGCCGGAGCCGCCGTACCTGCCGGATCCGCCTGCCTCTCCGGGGCCGAGCCGAGGGGAGCGGGTATGGCTGGGGGTGCGGGAACGGCTGCCGCTCTGGGTGCAGTTACGGTGCGGCACGGACCCCAAGGCGCTCGCCGCGCTGGCCCTGGTGCTCGTGGTGGCGCTCGGGTTCGCCGTACAGCACTTCTGGGGTGCGAGCCCGGAGCCGGTACGTGCCCCGGCGGCCGCAAGGGCGGAGGCGGCGCCGGGCGCCGGTTCCCGGCCGTCGTCCCTGTCTCCCTCCCTCTCACCCTCCTCGTCCCGGTCCCTTCCGGTGCCCGGCGCGACGGCGAGCCGGGCACCGGGCGGAAGGGCACAAGAGCTGGTCATCGATGTCGCGGGCAAGGTCCGGCACCCCGGGATCCACCGGCTGCCACCGGGGTCGCGGGTGACCGATGCGTTACGGGCCGCGGGCGGTGTGCTGCACGGGGCGAGCACCCTCGGGCTGAACCGGGCGCGGCTGCTGACCGACGGCGAGCAGATCGTGGTGGGCGAACCACGCGCGGCAGGCGCCGCGGATACGGAGAGTGCCGGGAGCGGGGGGAATGCGGGGACGGCGGCGGGTGCCGGGGGGAACGGGGCTGCGGGGAACGGGGCCGCGGCCGGCGGGGGAGGGCCGGTCAGCCTCAGCGCCGCGACCGAGCAGCAGCTCGATGCCCTCCCCGGGGTAGGGCCCGTCCTCGCCCGGCACATCGTCGAATTCCGCACCCGGCACGGCGGTTTCACGTCCGTGGACCAGCTCCGTCAGGTGACCGGGATCGGCGATCGGCGGTTCGCCGATCTTCGTCCGCTGGTGCAGCCATGA
- a CDS encoding DegV family protein — translation MSRHVAIVTDSTAYLPPAALVRHRITVVPLTVVLGDQALEEGTEISARSVAQALQKRRPVTTSRPSPATFADTYRRVAESGATGIVSLHLSSEFSGTYDAAVLAAKEAPVPVRVVDTGMVAMALGFCALAAAEVAECGGEVDEAVAAAEKRAAGTSAYFYVDTLDYLRRGGRIGAAQALFGSALAVKPLLQLADGRIELLEKVRTASKAIARLEEIAAERAGEGEVDIAVHHLAAAERADALAQRLRERVPGLQELHVSEVGAVIGAHTGPGLLGAVVSPR, via the coding sequence ATGTCCCGCCATGTCGCCATCGTCACCGATTCCACGGCCTACTTGCCGCCGGCGGCCCTCGTACGTCACCGCATCACAGTCGTACCGCTGACCGTCGTCCTGGGGGACCAGGCCCTCGAAGAGGGCACCGAGATCTCCGCGAGATCCGTCGCCCAGGCGCTCCAGAAGCGCCGCCCGGTGACGACCTCCCGCCCCAGCCCCGCCACCTTCGCGGACACCTACCGCCGGGTCGCCGAGAGCGGTGCGACCGGCATCGTCTCGCTGCACCTGTCCTCGGAGTTCTCCGGCACCTATGACGCGGCGGTACTCGCGGCCAAAGAGGCGCCGGTTCCGGTACGCGTCGTGGACACCGGGATGGTCGCGATGGCCCTCGGGTTCTGCGCCCTCGCGGCGGCCGAGGTGGCGGAGTGCGGCGGGGAGGTGGACGAGGCGGTGGCGGCCGCGGAGAAGCGGGCCGCCGGGACCTCCGCCTACTTCTACGTCGACACCCTCGACTATCTGCGCCGTGGCGGCCGGATCGGCGCGGCCCAGGCGCTGTTCGGCTCCGCGCTGGCGGTCAAGCCGCTCCTCCAACTCGCCGACGGGCGTATCGAACTGCTGGAGAAGGTCCGTACGGCGTCCAAGGCCATTGCACGGCTGGAGGAGATCGCCGCGGAGCGGGCGGGGGAGGGCGAGGTCGATATCGCGGTCCACCATCTCGCGGCGGCGGAGCGCGCGGACGCGCTGGCCCAGCGGCTTCGCGAGCGGGTGCCGGGTCTTCAGGAGCTGCATGTGAGCGAGGTGGGCGCGGTGATCGGCGCGCATACGGGACCGGGGCTGCTGGGGGCCGTGGTGTCGCCGAGGTGA
- a CDS encoding leucine--tRNA ligase has protein sequence MSETITAAETAAPHRYTAALAADIEARWQDFWEQNGTYEAPNPTGSLAGDSERVARPKKFVMDMFPYPSGAGLHVGHPLGFIATDVYARHLRMTGHNVLHTLGFDAFGLPAEQYAVQTGTHPRVSTEANIVNMRRQLRRLGLGHDQRRSIETIDPAYYKWTQWIFLQIFNSWYDPEADAARPIDTLVAQFEAGTRQTPDGRAWSALSGIERANVLGEYRLAYASDAPVNWCPGLGTVLANEEVTAEGRSERGNYPVFKAKLRQWNMRITAYADRLLKDLDELDWPEAIKLQQRNWIGRSEGARVEFPVTDVDKITVFTTRQDTLFGATYMVLAPEHPLIAGAENGTGSIVPDAWPEGTHDVWTGGHATPAEAVAAYRKQAAAKSDVERQAEAKDKTGVFTGVYATNPVSGEQVPVFIADYVLMGYGTGAIMAVPAHDTRDFAFARAFELPMRCVVEPSDGRGTDPSTWDDAFASYDAKIINSSGDTISLDGLGVTEAKAKITDWLAGRGIGEGTVNFRLRDWLFSRQRYWGEPFPIVYDEDGVAHPLPESMLPLELPEVEDYSPRTFDPDDADTQPETPLSRNEDWVNVELDLGDGPKTYRRETNTMPNWAGSCWYELRYLDPDNDDALADPAVEQYWMGPREGQPHGGVDLYVGGAEHAVLHLLYARFWSKVLYDLGHVSSREPFHKLYNQGMIQAYVYRDSRGIAVPAAEVEEHDGGVFYYEGGKVSRLLGKMGKSLKNAVTPDEICAEYGADTLRLYEMAMGPLDVSRPWDTRAVVGQYRLLQRLWRNVVDEATGEVTVVDIEPDEATLRALHKAIDGVTQDMPNLRFNTAIAKVTELNNHLTKTGGPIARTVAERLVLLIAPLAPHIAEELWRKLGHTESLVHADFPVADPAYVVDEAVTCVVQIKGKVKARLEVAPSISDADLEAAALADPGVVAALGGAGIRKVIVRAPKLVNIVPA, from the coding sequence ATGAGCGAGACGATCACCGCTGCCGAGACGGCAGCGCCGCACCGCTATACGGCCGCGCTGGCCGCCGACATCGAGGCACGCTGGCAGGACTTCTGGGAGCAGAACGGGACGTACGAGGCGCCCAATCCCACAGGCAGCCTGGCCGGCGACTCCGAGCGGGTGGCCCGCCCCAAGAAGTTCGTCATGGACATGTTCCCGTACCCCTCGGGCGCGGGCCTGCACGTCGGCCACCCGCTGGGCTTCATCGCCACCGACGTCTACGCCCGCCATCTGCGGATGACCGGCCACAACGTCCTGCACACCCTGGGCTTCGACGCTTTCGGCCTGCCCGCCGAGCAGTACGCCGTCCAGACCGGCACCCACCCGCGGGTCTCCACCGAGGCCAACATCGTCAACATGCGGCGCCAGCTGCGCCGCCTGGGTCTGGGCCACGACCAGCGCCGCTCGATCGAGACGATCGACCCGGCGTACTACAAGTGGACCCAGTGGATCTTCCTGCAGATCTTCAACTCCTGGTACGACCCGGAGGCGGACGCCGCCCGTCCGATCGACACCCTGGTCGCCCAGTTCGAGGCCGGCACCCGGCAGACCCCGGACGGCCGGGCCTGGAGCGCACTGAGCGGCATCGAGCGCGCCAACGTCCTGGGCGAGTACCGCCTGGCGTACGCCTCGGACGCGCCGGTCAACTGGTGCCCCGGCCTGGGCACGGTGCTGGCCAACGAGGAGGTCACCGCCGAGGGCCGCTCCGAGCGCGGCAACTACCCGGTCTTCAAGGCCAAGCTGCGCCAGTGGAACATGCGCATCACCGCCTACGCCGACCGGCTGCTGAAGGACCTGGACGAGCTGGACTGGCCCGAGGCCATCAAGCTCCAGCAGCGCAACTGGATCGGCCGTTCCGAGGGAGCGCGGGTCGAGTTCCCCGTCACCGACGTCGACAAGATCACCGTCTTCACCACCCGCCAGGACACCCTGTTCGGCGCCACCTACATGGTGCTGGCCCCCGAGCACCCGCTGATCGCCGGCGCCGAGAACGGCACCGGCTCGATCGTGCCCGACGCCTGGCCCGAGGGCACCCACGACGTCTGGACCGGCGGCCACGCCACCCCCGCCGAAGCGGTCGCCGCCTACCGCAAGCAGGCCGCCGCCAAGTCGGACGTCGAGCGCCAGGCCGAGGCCAAGGACAAGACCGGCGTCTTCACCGGCGTCTACGCCACCAACCCGGTCAGCGGCGAGCAGGTCCCCGTCTTCATCGCCGACTACGTCCTGATGGGCTACGGCACCGGCGCGATCATGGCCGTCCCCGCCCACGACACCCGCGACTTCGCCTTCGCCCGCGCCTTCGAGCTGCCGATGCGCTGTGTCGTCGAGCCGTCCGACGGCCGCGGCACCGACCCGTCCACCTGGGACGACGCCTTCGCCTCGTACGACGCCAAGATCATCAATTCCTCCGGTGACACGATCTCGCTGGACGGCCTGGGCGTCACGGAGGCCAAGGCGAAGATCACCGACTGGCTGGCCGGCCGGGGCATCGGTGAAGGCACCGTCAACTTCCGGCTGCGCGACTGGCTGTTCAGCCGCCAGCGCTACTGGGGCGAGCCGTTCCCGATCGTCTACGACGAGGACGGTGTGGCGCACCCGCTGCCCGAGTCGATGCTGCCGCTGGAGCTGCCCGAGGTCGAGGACTACTCCCCGCGCACCTTCGACCCGGACGACGCCGACACCCAGCCGGAGACCCCGCTGTCCCGCAACGAGGACTGGGTCAACGTCGAGCTGGACCTGGGCGACGGCCCCAAGACCTACCGCCGCGAGACCAACACCATGCCCAACTGGGCGGGTTCGTGCTGGTACGAGCTGCGCTACCTGGACCCGGACAACGACGACGCGCTGGCCGACCCGGCCGTCGAGCAGTACTGGATGGGCCCGCGCGAGGGCCAGCCGCACGGCGGCGTCGACCTGTACGTGGGCGGCGCCGAGCACGCCGTACTGCACCTGCTGTACGCCCGCTTCTGGTCCAAGGTGCTCTACGACCTGGGGCACGTCTCGTCCCGCGAGCCGTTCCACAAGCTGTACAACCAGGGCATGATCCAGGCGTACGTCTACCGGGACAGCCGCGGCATCGCCGTCCCGGCGGCGGAGGTCGAGGAGCACGACGGCGGCGTCTTCTACTACGAGGGCGGCAAGGTCTCCCGGCTGCTGGGCAAGATGGGCAAGTCCCTGAAGAACGCGGTCACTCCGGACGAGATCTGCGCCGAATACGGTGCGGACACCCTGCGCCTGTACGAGATGGCGATGGGCCCGCTGGACGTCTCGCGCCCCTGGGACACCCGCGCCGTCGTCGGCCAGTACCGCCTGCTGCAACGCCTGTGGCGCAATGTGGTGGACGAGGCGACCGGCGAGGTCACCGTCGTCGACATCGAGCCCGACGAGGCCACCCTGCGTGCGCTGCACAAGGCCATCGACGGCGTCACCCAGGACATGCCGAACCTGCGCTTCAACACCGCCATCGCCAAGGTGACCGAGCTGAACAACCACCTGACCAAGACGGGCGGCCCGATCGCCCGCACGGTCGCCGAGCGGCTGGTCCTGCTGATCGCCCCGCTGGCCCCGCACATCGCCGAGGAACTGTGGCGCAAGCTGGGCCACACCGAGTCCCTGGTGCACGCCGACTTCCCGGTGGCGGACCCGGCCTATGTCGTGGACGAGGCCGTGACCTGCGTCGTTCAGATCAAGGGCAAGGTCAAGGCGCGGCTGGAGGTCGCCCCGTCGATCTCCGACGCGGACCTGGAGGCGGCCGCGCTGGCCGACCCGGGCGTGGTCGCGGCGCTGGGCGGCGCGGGCATCCGGAAGGTGATCGTGCGGGCGCCGAAGCTGGTGAACATCGTTCCGGCGTAA
- a CDS encoding S53 family peptidase: protein MRSSRTRTPRVRTGLAWAAALPLVAGTLALGAPAADASGHDGGRHALLGTKPLWATSKADQGATAGSTGITARVYLAGRDAKGLADYARAVSDPQSSSYGKYLSAAQVRARYGATHDQISKVTDWLNSSGLKVTGTTNRYVTVTGDAAAAERAFATDLHNYRKSGHTYHAPSATASAPASLADAVLTVTGLDNAPRFSQHHTQLPPPSPVFRNSGPFSSYYGSRTDPSLPSAYGSKAPYAIKGYTGKQLRAAYGAKQWTGKRVTVAITDAYASPTIAQDAGRYAARHGDQAYRGGQLSQVLPKAYTHIKDCGAAGWYGEETLDVEAVHAVAPDSDIVYVGAASCQDDDLLDSLGKVVDGHLADIVSNSWGDIEASETPDSAAAYDQLFQQGAVQGIGFYFSSGDNGDEVANTGIKQVDTPANSAWVTAVGGTSLAVGKRDAYKWETGWGTQKAVLSKDGKDWTDFPGAFNGGAGGGVSKTVPQPYYQRGIVPDQLSSALLKSKMRAVPDIAAVADPNTGFLVGQTQTLPNGKLGYDEYRIGGTSLAAPVIAGVQALAQQARHGVPLGFANPAIYQRYGTSAYHDVTDHPLGAGRDLAVVRVDYVNGADASKGTTTSLRSLGKDSSLKATVGYDDVTGVGSPGAGYVSSYRH, encoded by the coding sequence ATGAGATCAAGCCGCACCAGAACACCGCGCGTCCGTACCGGTCTGGCCTGGGCGGCGGCGCTGCCGCTGGTCGCCGGTACTCTCGCGCTCGGCGCACCCGCGGCCGACGCATCGGGCCACGACGGGGGCCGGCACGCGCTGCTGGGCACCAAGCCGCTGTGGGCCACCAGCAAGGCCGACCAGGGCGCCACCGCCGGCTCCACCGGTATCACCGCCCGTGTCTACCTGGCCGGCCGCGACGCCAAGGGTCTGGCCGATTACGCCAGGGCGGTGTCCGACCCGCAGTCCTCCTCGTACGGCAAGTATCTGAGCGCCGCCCAGGTACGCGCCCGCTACGGTGCCACGCACGACCAGATATCCAAGGTGACCGACTGGCTGAATAGCTCCGGCCTGAAGGTCACCGGAACCACCAACCGCTATGTCACGGTCACCGGCGACGCGGCCGCCGCCGAGCGCGCCTTCGCCACCGACCTGCACAACTACCGCAAGAGCGGCCACACTTACCACGCCCCGTCGGCCACCGCCTCCGCGCCCGCCTCCCTGGCCGACGCGGTGCTCACGGTCACCGGTCTGGACAATGCGCCGCGGTTCTCCCAGCACCACACGCAGCTGCCGCCGCCGTCCCCGGTGTTCCGCAACTCCGGCCCGTTCTCCTCGTACTACGGCTCCCGTACGGACCCGAGCCTGCCGTCGGCGTACGGGAGCAAGGCGCCGTACGCGATCAAGGGCTACACCGGCAAGCAGCTGCGCGCCGCCTACGGGGCGAAGCAGTGGACCGGCAAGCGCGTCACCGTCGCGATCACCGACGCCTACGCCTCGCCGACCATCGCCCAGGACGCCGGCAGGTACGCCGCCCGCCACGGCGACCAGGCCTACCGCGGCGGCCAGCTCTCCCAGGTGCTGCCCAAGGCGTACACGCACATCAAGGACTGCGGCGCGGCCGGCTGGTACGGCGAGGAGACCCTCGACGTCGAGGCCGTCCACGCGGTCGCCCCCGACTCCGACATCGTCTACGTCGGCGCCGCCTCCTGCCAGGACGACGATCTGCTCGACTCGCTCGGCAAGGTCGTCGACGGGCATCTGGCCGATATCGTCTCCAACTCCTGGGGCGACATCGAGGCCAGTGAGACTCCGGACTCGGCCGCCGCCTACGACCAGCTCTTCCAGCAGGGCGCCGTCCAGGGCATCGGCTTCTACTTCTCCTCCGGCGACAACGGTGACGAGGTCGCCAACACCGGCATCAAGCAGGTGGACACCCCGGCGAACTCCGCCTGGGTGACCGCGGTCGGCGGCACCTCGCTGGCCGTGGGCAAGCGCGACGCCTACAAGTGGGAGACCGGCTGGGGCACCCAGAAGGCCGTGCTGTCCAAGGACGGCAAGGACTGGACGGACTTCCCGGGCGCCTTCAACGGCGGCGCGGGCGGCGGCGTCAGCAAGACCGTGCCGCAGCCCTACTACCAGCGCGGGATCGTCCCGGACCAGCTCTCCAGCGCCCTTCTCAAGAGCAAGATGCGCGCCGTTCCGGACATCGCGGCGGTCGCCGACCCCAACACCGGATTCCTGGTCGGCCAGACCCAGACCCTGCCCAACGGCAAGCTCGGCTACGACGAGTACCGCATCGGCGGCACCTCGCTGGCCGCCCCGGTGATCGCGGGCGTCCAGGCACTGGCCCAGCAGGCGCGGCACGGCGTGCCCCTCGGCTTCGCCAACCCCGCCATCTACCAGCGCTACGGCACCTCCGCCTACCACGACGTCACCGACCACCCGCTGGGGGCCGGCCGCGACCTGGCGGTCGTCCGGGTCGACTACGTCAACGGTGCCGACGCGAGCAAGGGCACCACGACCTCGCTGCGCAGCCTGGGCAAGGACAGCTCCCTGAAGGCGACCGTCGGCTACGACGACGTCACCGGGGTGGGCTCGCCCGGTGCCGGCTATGTGAGCTCCTACCGCCACTGA
- a CDS encoding glycosyltransferase 87 family protein, whose translation MTALELEQPADPRGPSPVRGLLHRHPTLIAALACALSFTVFWTVQRLAHVTMIDLMVYRAEGWTARNGEDLYDMVATSAHLPNTYPPFAALLFTPLTLVGVPAMRTLATAGNLALFVAVVHLSLRLAGRPRRLPRPAATLALSALLVWVEPVWTTLRYGQINLLVAALVLWDLTRKDTNRWAGVGIGIAAGIKLTPALFAVFLALAGAVRAGQLLRSGAGARAAWHPWLRQAVVATVTFLVTALLAALALPRDSHRFWTEIVFAADRVGEVEITANQSLRGALARLLHTHDPGASYLVVAGATAALGLALAVGSLLRDAGAPPAEYGGRAWAAVCCAMTALLVSPISWSHHWVWAVTALILLGSEALHRTGRAARRWWATTAAAGLLFCSFALWWVPHRWHHHEELHQNGLQMLLSDVYPLAGLALLALAAARLRRLGGRGGGEGMPVPPVV comes from the coding sequence GTGACCGCGCTGGAGCTGGAACAGCCCGCCGACCCCCGCGGCCCCTCCCCCGTACGCGGCCTCCTGCACCGGCACCCGACCCTGATCGCGGCGCTGGCCTGCGCCCTTTCCTTCACGGTCTTCTGGACCGTGCAGCGGCTCGCCCATGTGACCATGATCGATCTGATGGTCTACCGCGCCGAGGGCTGGACCGCCCGCAACGGCGAGGACCTCTACGACATGGTGGCGACCTCCGCCCACCTGCCCAACACCTATCCCCCCTTCGCCGCGCTGCTCTTCACCCCGCTCACCCTCGTCGGCGTCCCCGCGATGCGCACCCTGGCCACCGCCGGCAATCTCGCGCTGTTCGTCGCCGTCGTCCATCTCTCGCTGCGGCTGGCCGGGCGGCCGCGGCGGCTGCCCCGGCCCGCGGCGACGCTGGCCCTCTCCGCGCTGCTGGTGTGGGTGGAGCCGGTCTGGACGACCCTGCGCTACGGGCAGATAAACCTCCTCGTCGCCGCGCTGGTGCTGTGGGACCTCACCCGTAAGGACACCAACCGCTGGGCGGGCGTCGGGATCGGCATCGCGGCCGGTATCAAGCTCACCCCGGCGCTGTTCGCGGTCTTTCTCGCACTGGCCGGAGCCGTCCGCGCCGGGCAGCTGCTGCGCTCCGGCGCGGGGGCGCGCGCCGCCTGGCACCCCTGGCTGCGGCAGGCCGTCGTCGCCACCGTGACCTTCCTCGTCACCGCGCTGCTCGCGGCGCTCGCCCTGCCCCGGGACTCGCACCGTTTCTGGACCGAGATCGTCTTCGCCGCCGACCGGGTCGGCGAGGTGGAGATCACCGCGAACCAGTCGCTGCGCGGCGCCCTCGCCCGGCTGCTGCACACCCACGACCCGGGCGCGAGCTACCTCGTGGTGGCCGGTGCGACGGCGGCGCTCGGACTGGCGCTGGCGGTCGGCTCCCTGCTGCGCGACGCGGGGGCGCCCCCGGCCGAATACGGCGGGAGGGCCTGGGCGGCCGTCTGCTGCGCCATGACCGCCCTGCTGGTCAGCCCGATCTCCTGGTCGCACCACTGGGTGTGGGCCGTCACCGCGCTGATCCTGCTCGGCTCCGAGGCCCTGCACCGCACCGGCCGGGCCGCGCGCCGCTGGTGGGCGACGACCGCGGCGGCCGGCCTGCTGTTCTGCTCGTTCGCCCTGTGGTGGGTACCGCACCGCTGGCACCACCACGAGGAACTCCACCAGAACGGCCTCCAGATGCTGCTCTCCGACGTCTATCCGCTCGCCGGCCTGGCGCTGCTCGCCCTGGCGGCGGCCCGGCTGCGCCGGCTCGGCGGGCGAGGGGGCGGCGAGGGGATGCCGGTGCCTCCGGTGGTGTGA
- a CDS encoding histidine phosphatase family protein — MRTDRGRRVVLWRHGQTSWNLERRFQGSTDIELTEAGLVQARRAARLLAALKPDAIIASDLKRAAVTAQELAALTRLQVTHDAALRETYAGAWQGLTHDEILAQYGEQYTAWKRGEPVRRGGGELETEVADRAAPVVINHADKLPDGGTLVVVSHGGTIRTTIGRLLGLDAHHWEGLGGLSNCCWSVLGEGARGWRLLEHNAGTLPEPVLGDDD; from the coding sequence ATGAGGACCGACCGTGGCCGCCGTGTCGTCCTGTGGCGCCACGGCCAGACGTCCTGGAACCTCGAACGCCGCTTCCAGGGCTCCACGGACATCGAGCTGACCGAGGCCGGCCTGGTGCAGGCGCGCCGGGCCGCCCGGCTGCTCGCCGCCCTCAAGCCGGACGCGATCATCGCCTCCGACCTGAAGCGGGCCGCCGTCACCGCCCAGGAGCTCGCGGCCCTCACCCGGCTCCAGGTGACGCACGACGCGGCCCTGCGCGAGACGTACGCGGGCGCCTGGCAGGGCCTGACGCACGACGAGATCCTCGCGCAGTACGGCGAGCAGTACACCGCCTGGAAGCGCGGTGAGCCGGTGCGCCGCGGCGGCGGCGAACTGGAGACCGAGGTCGCCGACCGTGCCGCCCCGGTGGTGATCAACCACGCCGACAAGCTCCCCGACGGCGGCACCCTCGTCGTCGTCAGCCACGGCGGCACCATCCGCACCACCATCGGCCGTCTCCTCGGTCTGGACGCCCACCACTGGGAGGGCCTGGGCGGACTGTCGAACTGCTGCTGGTCCGTCCTGGGCGAGGGCGCCCGCGGCTGGCGCCTCCTGGAGCACAACGCCGGCACCCTCCCCGAGCCGGTCCTCGGCGACGACGACTGA
- the rsfS gene encoding ribosome silencing factor, with translation MTATDRSIELINAAAQAAADKLAHDIIAYDVSDVLSITDAFLLASAPSDRQVKSIVDEIEERLAKDLGAKPVRREGDREARWVLLDYVDIVVHVQHSEERVFYALERLWKDCPEIDLPEDAKATRGKAAAHAEATAGAQDGELH, from the coding sequence GTGACCGCCACGGACCGCTCCATCGAGCTCATCAACGCCGCCGCCCAGGCAGCAGCCGACAAGCTCGCGCACGACATCATCGCGTACGACGTCAGCGACGTCCTCTCGATCACCGACGCCTTCCTGCTGGCATCGGCGCCCAGCGACCGCCAGGTCAAGTCGATCGTCGACGAGATCGAGGAGCGGCTGGCCAAGGACCTCGGGGCCAAGCCGGTCCGCCGCGAGGGCGACCGCGAGGCCCGCTGGGTGCTGCTCGACTACGTCGACATCGTGGTGCACGTCCAGCACAGCGAGGAGCGTGTCTTCTACGCCCTCGAGCGCCTGTGGAAGGACTGCCCCGAGATCGACCTCCCCGAGGACGCCAAGGCCACCCGCGGCAAGGCCGCGGCGCATGCCGAGGCCACGGCGGGCGCGCAGGACGGAGAGCTGCACTGA